The window AGGCTTGAGGCAAGGGGTGAGAGGTAGGACGCGGTGATTTTTTCGGAGTCGATGGGTGGTTCATCTCGTTCTCTAGCCCCTAGCCTCGTGCCCCGCGCCTGTTAGCGCACGGCCCTATAGAAATGGTTGAGTCGATGCGGATTCACGCCGAGCCAATACAGGAAGCGGAGGGTCCACATCAAGAGAATTGTGCGGAGGGGGCCGTTCCGCTCCCAGCGGCGAAAGGATGTCGTGACGGTCTCGGTGAGCGGTGCCGTGGATCCCAGGCGTTTTAACCGGCAGCTGAATTCGATGTCTTCCATCAAGGGGATGTCCGGGAAACCGCCGATCTGCTCAAAGACCTGGCGCCGGACGAAGATGGCCTGGTCGCCAGTGGCGATGCCGGTCATGCGCGAGCGCCGGTTCATGAACCAGCTGATCGTGTTGCCCCAGCGGGAGGGGCGGTCGAAGCGGACGTCGAAACGGCCTCCGACGATGGTCTGGTCTGCCAGCGTCGCCTCAATCACTGTCTTGGCAGTGGGGGGCAGCTCTGTGTCGGCATGCAGGAATAACAGGATCTCGCCGCCGCTCGCCCGAGCGCCGGTGTTCAGTTGGCGTGCGCGGCCTGTCGGACCTGTCACGAGGCGGGTGGAGGGGACGCGGTCGCAGCAGACTTGGACCATGGGGACGGTGGGGTCGGTGCTGCCTCCGTCACTGACGATAATCTCGTCGAATCCCAAGGCCACCGTGCGCGTCAACGTGCGCGCGATGGTCGAGGATTCGTTCAGCGTCGGGA is drawn from Nitrospira sp. and contains these coding sequences:
- a CDS encoding TIGR04283 family arsenosugar biosynthesis glycosyltransferase is translated as MTISVIIPTLNESSTIARTLTRTVALGFDEIIVSDGGSTDPTVPMVQVCCDRVPSTRLVTGPTGRARQLNTGARASGGEILLFLHADTELPPTAKTVIEATLADQTIVGGRFDVRFDRPSRWGNTISWFMNRRSRMTGIATGDQAIFVRRQVFEQIGGFPDIPLMEDIEFSCRLKRLGSTAPLTETVTTSFRRWERNGPLRTILLMWTLRFLYWLGVNPHRLNHFYRAVR